One Peterkaempfera bronchialis DNA window includes the following coding sequences:
- a CDS encoding response regulator: protein MTTPAEPTPRVVIADDQELVRTGFRLILTARGIHVVGEAADGTEAVAAVRRLRPDVVLLDIRMPVMDGLEAARRILGHVPDCRVIMLTTFDLDQYVYAALALGASGFLLKDVTPAHLAAAVRLVDTGDALLAPSITRRLVERFASGASMPARSPVAPAVHRDLAALTPREREVLTLMGRGLSNSELAHELTLSEATVKTHVARIFAKLTLRDRAQAVVLAYETGLVSPGAPGR, encoded by the coding sequence ATGACGACGCCCGCCGAGCCCACGCCCCGGGTGGTGATCGCCGACGACCAGGAACTCGTCCGCACCGGCTTCCGCCTGATCCTCACCGCCCGTGGCATCCATGTGGTCGGCGAGGCCGCCGACGGAACCGAGGCCGTCGCAGCGGTGCGCCGACTGCGCCCCGATGTCGTCCTGCTGGACATCCGGATGCCCGTCATGGACGGCCTGGAGGCCGCCCGCCGTATCCTCGGCCATGTCCCGGACTGCCGGGTGATCATGCTGACCACCTTCGACCTCGACCAGTACGTCTACGCCGCACTCGCCCTCGGGGCCAGCGGCTTCCTGCTCAAGGACGTCACCCCCGCGCATCTGGCCGCCGCCGTGCGCCTGGTCGACACCGGGGACGCCCTGCTCGCCCCCTCGATCACCCGCCGCCTGGTCGAACGCTTCGCGTCCGGCGCCTCCATGCCCGCCCGGAGTCCTGTGGCCCCGGCGGTCCATCGCGATCTCGCCGCGCTGACGCCGCGCGAGCGGGAGGTGCTGACGCTGATGGGCCGGGGCCTGTCCAACAGCGAACTGGCCCACGAGCTGACGCTCAGCGAGGCGACGGTGAAGACCCATGTGGCCCGCATCTTCGCCAAGCTGACCCTGCGTGACCGGGCCCAGGCCGTCGTCCTCGCCTATGAGACGGGCCTGGTCTCACCCGGCGCACCCGGTCGGTAG
- a CDS encoding ABC transporter ATP-binding protein yields MTSDHDSARQTIVRLDGVHKEYGDATALDGVSLEIQAGEAVAVMGPSGCGKSTLLNMVAGLDRPTSGTVQVHGQDLGRLNETGLALFRRRHIGVVFQFFNLIDDLPALDNVALAAQLTGTPARQARRRALELLDELGIADRKDTYPAALSGGERQRVAVARALMNRPALLLADEPTGALDSRSGEQVMDLLIDLNQIGQTLLIVTHDPHLATRCASRLIEFADGRVARQSALEPTA; encoded by the coding sequence ATGACCAGTGATCACGACAGCGCACGGCAGACGATCGTGCGGCTCGACGGTGTGCACAAGGAGTACGGCGACGCCACGGCCCTGGACGGCGTCTCCCTGGAGATCCAGGCGGGCGAGGCGGTCGCCGTGATGGGGCCCTCGGGCTGCGGCAAGTCCACGCTGCTCAATATGGTGGCCGGTCTCGACCGCCCGACCTCGGGCACCGTCCAGGTGCACGGCCAGGATCTGGGACGGCTGAACGAGACCGGGTTGGCCCTCTTCCGGCGGCGGCACATCGGCGTGGTCTTCCAGTTCTTCAACCTCATCGACGACCTGCCCGCGCTGGACAATGTGGCGCTGGCCGCGCAGCTGACCGGGACCCCGGCCCGGCAGGCCCGCCGCCGCGCCCTGGAACTCCTCGACGAACTCGGCATCGCCGACCGCAAGGACACCTACCCGGCCGCCCTCAGCGGCGGCGAGCGCCAGCGGGTCGCCGTGGCCCGGGCGCTGATGAACCGTCCGGCGCTGCTGCTGGCCGACGAGCCCACCGGCGCGCTGGACAGCCGCTCCGGCGAACAGGTGATGGACCTGCTGATCGACCTCAACCAGATCGGCCAGACCCTGCTGATCGTCACCCATGACCCGCACCTCGCCACCCGCTGCGCCAGCCGCCTGATCGAGTTCGCCGACGGCAGGGTGGCCCGCCAGAGCGCGCTGGAGCCGACCGCATGA
- a CDS encoding ABC transporter permease: protein MSAVWAASRAAVKRRRLQTTAIGLVVLCSTTTVLLALSVLAAVAAPFDSAFTRQRGAHVVATFDAARTSDAQLAATARQPGVQAAAGPYGEAVVELPTEWLGRPPGPLTVVGRADPGGPVDRVELRSGHWPATAGEIVVNMPNGGDSANLLGTELTPTGAPPLTVVGFATSMSKSAGAWVTPEQLTALHPTALQMLYRFPTASDDRQIRQAMATVTTGLPADSLTSAQSYLTLKQAFSAQANSYLPFMTVFGMLGLLLSVLIVGNVVSGAVVSGYRHIGVLKALGFTPNQVVAVYLAMVSVPAVAGCVLGALLGTGLTRPILGVAFTGIETGTAAIGTPAWVPVVCLLAMPALVVLAALLPALRAHRLSAAQAITAGSAPRAGRGLRVQRALGGTRLPRSVSLGLGQPFARPARTALSMAAIVLGVTTVTLTIGLTSTMLAAAGTGRSDGGAEVQVAVGSPAEQRTAPKLSDSQTEALLRSLPGARQVTVRGLVRVGLVGYTQPVFGDFYGGDDWASQARVVRGRPPTGPDEVVAGPAFLNQHGLRLGDRLTLYLDGRQLPVTIVGEPLAGNAQALTSNWQTLARLVPDPHAGEYHVRLAPGADAKAYIEAVQAADPGLHPSLPAPDGGGPTVAVVGFSTVFTVLLTVVAALGVFNTVLLNIRERRRDLGMLKSIGMTPRQVVAMTVTSAAGLGAVSGLLGIPLGIVAHRLIVDHVEVLVFAESMKNVWHAPHLAGLALAGVVIAVLGALLPARAAARLTIAEVLHNE, encoded by the coding sequence ATGAGCGCCGTATGGGCAGCCTCGCGCGCCGCCGTCAAGCGCCGCAGACTCCAGACGACCGCCATCGGACTCGTCGTCCTCTGCTCCACCACGACGGTCCTGCTCGCGCTGTCCGTGCTGGCCGCCGTCGCGGCCCCCTTCGACAGCGCCTTCACCCGGCAGCGCGGTGCCCATGTGGTGGCGACCTTCGACGCGGCCAGGACCTCGGACGCGCAGCTTGCCGCCACCGCCCGGCAGCCGGGTGTCCAGGCTGCCGCCGGGCCCTACGGCGAGGCCGTCGTCGAGCTGCCCACCGAGTGGCTAGGGCGGCCGCCCGGTCCGCTGACCGTGGTGGGCCGGGCCGATCCGGGGGGCCCGGTCGACCGGGTCGAGCTCAGGTCAGGCCACTGGCCCGCCACCGCCGGTGAGATCGTCGTCAATATGCCGAACGGTGGCGACTCCGCGAACCTGCTGGGTACAGAGCTCACCCCCACCGGGGCACCGCCGCTCACCGTCGTCGGCTTCGCCACCAGCATGAGCAAGTCCGCCGGCGCCTGGGTCACCCCCGAGCAGCTGACCGCACTGCACCCCACCGCCCTGCAGATGCTCTACCGCTTCCCCACGGCCTCCGACGACCGCCAGATCCGCCAGGCCATGGCCACGGTGACGACGGGGCTGCCCGCGGATTCGCTGACCAGCGCGCAGTCGTACCTCACCCTCAAGCAGGCATTCTCCGCACAGGCCAACTCCTACCTGCCGTTTATGACGGTCTTCGGCATGCTCGGCCTGCTGCTCTCCGTGCTGATCGTCGGAAATGTCGTCAGCGGGGCGGTCGTCTCCGGATACCGGCACATCGGCGTCCTCAAGGCCCTCGGTTTCACGCCGAACCAGGTCGTCGCCGTCTACCTCGCCATGGTCTCGGTACCTGCGGTCGCCGGGTGCGTCCTCGGCGCCCTGCTCGGTACCGGCCTGACCCGCCCCATCCTCGGGGTCGCGTTCACCGGGATCGAAACCGGCACCGCTGCCATCGGGACCCCTGCCTGGGTGCCGGTCGTCTGCCTGCTCGCCATGCCCGCCCTGGTGGTTCTCGCGGCGCTGCTCCCGGCGCTGCGCGCGCACCGGCTCTCCGCAGCCCAGGCGATCACGGCAGGCAGCGCGCCACGGGCCGGGCGCGGGCTGCGGGTCCAGCGCGCGCTCGGTGGTACCCGGCTGCCGCGCTCGGTCAGCCTCGGCCTGGGACAGCCGTTCGCCCGGCCGGCACGCACCGCGCTGAGCATGGCGGCCATCGTCCTGGGGGTCACCACCGTGACGCTGACAATCGGGCTGACCAGCACGATGCTCGCGGCTGCGGGCACGGGTCGGAGCGACGGGGGCGCCGAGGTCCAGGTGGCGGTGGGCTCACCCGCCGAGCAGCGGACCGCGCCCAAGCTCAGCGACTCCCAGACCGAGGCCCTGCTGCGGTCCCTTCCCGGGGCCCGCCAGGTGACCGTCCGTGGGCTGGTCCGGGTGGGCCTGGTCGGCTACACCCAGCCGGTGTTCGGCGACTTCTACGGCGGGGACGACTGGGCGAGCCAGGCCCGGGTGGTCAGGGGACGCCCGCCGACCGGGCCCGACGAGGTCGTGGCCGGACCGGCGTTCCTGAACCAGCACGGGCTGAGGCTCGGCGACCGGCTCACGCTGTACCTCGACGGCAGGCAGCTGCCCGTGACCATCGTCGGCGAGCCCCTTGCGGGCAATGCCCAGGCCCTGACGTCCAACTGGCAGACCCTGGCCAGGCTCGTCCCGGACCCGCACGCCGGCGAGTACCACGTCCGGCTGGCTCCCGGCGCCGACGCCAAGGCATACATCGAGGCGGTCCAGGCAGCCGACCCCGGCCTCCATCCGTCCCTGCCGGCCCCGGACGGCGGCGGCCCCACCGTGGCCGTCGTCGGCTTCTCGACGGTGTTCACCGTGCTGCTGACCGTCGTCGCGGCGCTCGGCGTCTTCAACACCGTGCTCCTGAACATCCGGGAGCGGCGCCGGGACCTGGGCATGCTGAAGTCGATCGGAATGACGCCGCGTCAGGTCGTCGCGATGACGGTCACCTCCGCCGCCGGGCTGGGCGCGGTCAGCGGACTGCTCGGAATCCCCCTGGGGATCGTCGCGCACCGGCTGATCGTCGACCACGTCGAAGTACTGGTGTTCGCGGAGTCCATGAAGAACGTCTGGCACGCCCCGCACCTGGCCGGGCTGGCCCTGGCGGGCGTCGTGATCGCCGTCCTCGGCGCGCTGCTCCCGGCCCGCGCCGCCGCCCGCCTCACCATCGCCGAGGTCCTCCACAACGAGTAG
- a CDS encoding sensor histidine kinase, whose product MGSSSEVVWLAIGSAALACAAVGWLGVALVRTRQRYRKAIEERGWLLERERETAARTAVDAERARIAAELHDIVSHNVSLMVVQAGAAREVLVAMPDEAAAAMSAVETAGRNAMTELRHLLGLLAPAQNGEDEPCGLDLSPQPSLSRLSPLIDRIAFAGLPVEVRISGTPRPLPTGIDVTAYRIIQEALTNALRHGDGAKAEVTVRYSGHYLRVEVLNSGPSVLHGQGQGSRAEAPDRRPGTVRAGGAGHGLLGLRERVAVYGGDLDARRRLGGGYRVRARIPLDRP is encoded by the coding sequence GTGGGAAGTTCATCGGAAGTGGTCTGGCTGGCCATCGGCTCGGCCGCGCTGGCATGCGCGGCCGTCGGCTGGCTGGGCGTGGCGCTGGTGCGGACCCGGCAGCGGTACCGGAAGGCCATCGAGGAGCGCGGCTGGCTGCTGGAACGCGAGCGCGAGACCGCGGCGCGGACCGCCGTCGACGCCGAGCGGGCCAGGATCGCCGCCGAGCTCCATGACATCGTCAGCCACAATGTGAGCCTGATGGTGGTCCAGGCCGGGGCCGCCCGCGAGGTGCTGGTCGCCATGCCGGACGAGGCCGCCGCCGCGATGAGCGCCGTCGAGACCGCCGGGCGCAATGCGATGACCGAGCTGCGCCACCTGCTCGGCCTGCTCGCACCCGCGCAGAACGGCGAGGACGAGCCCTGCGGCCTGGACCTGTCCCCGCAACCGAGCCTCAGCCGGCTCAGCCCGCTGATCGACCGGATCGCCTTCGCCGGTCTGCCCGTCGAGGTCCGGATCTCCGGCACGCCCCGCCCGCTGCCGACCGGGATCGACGTCACCGCCTACCGGATCATCCAGGAGGCGCTGACCAACGCCCTCAGGCACGGCGACGGTGCGAAGGCCGAGGTGACCGTCCGCTACTCGGGCCACTATCTGCGAGTCGAGGTGCTGAACAGCGGGCCGAGCGTCCTGCACGGCCAGGGCCAGGGCAGTCGCGCCGAGGCCCCGGACCGCCGCCCGGGTACGGTCCGGGCCGGGGGTGCGGGGCACGGTCTGCTCGGTCTGCGCGAGCGGGTGGCCGTCTACGGCGGCGACCTCGACGCCCGCCGCCGACTCGGCGGCGGCTACCGGGTCCGCGCCCGGATCCCGCTGGACCGGCCATGA
- a CDS encoding MarR family winged helix-turn-helix transcriptional regulator, which produces MRDPQEPPQELAISEQVAVYQREFPNVDPQVETIVSTLSRLARRMSVAYSRHLTDLGISQADWEVMKALIVAGSPYRLGPGELARRIGLTPAAMTHRVDRMTTAGLVTRSRDESNRVRVNIELTELGREKWLESMRMAAVFEEALLQDADPGARADLAGALGRMLRRVEEHQPDALGRCDDLA; this is translated from the coding sequence ATGAGAGATCCCCAGGAACCGCCGCAAGAGCTCGCCATCAGCGAGCAAGTGGCTGTGTACCAACGCGAGTTCCCGAATGTGGACCCGCAGGTGGAGACGATCGTCTCGACGCTGTCCCGGCTGGCCCGGCGGATGTCCGTGGCGTACTCCCGGCACCTCACCGACCTCGGCATCAGCCAGGCCGACTGGGAGGTCATGAAGGCGCTGATCGTGGCCGGCAGCCCCTACCGGCTGGGGCCGGGCGAGCTGGCCAGGCGGATCGGGCTGACCCCGGCGGCGATGACCCACCGGGTGGACCGTATGACGACGGCGGGGCTGGTCACCCGCAGCCGGGACGAGAGCAACCGGGTCCGGGTGAACATCGAGCTGACCGAGCTCGGCCGGGAGAAGTGGCTGGAGTCGATGCGGATGGCGGCCGTCTTCGAGGAGGCGCTGCTCCAGGACGCCGACCCGGGCGCCCGGGCCGACCTGGCCGGGGCGCTCGGGCGGATGCTGCGGCGGGTGGAGGAGCACCAGCCGGATGCGCTGGGCCGCTGCGACGACCTGGCCTGA
- a CDS encoding cytochrome P450 codes for MTPATAADGTSQSLVLPASRATGCPFDPPPAYDQALRHEPVRRANLWDGTSCWLLTGYHQVRSVLGDRRFSADARVPGFPFLSPGRRELVNRTTPSFIRMDDPEHARQRRMLTGDFIIKRVDAMRPQIQQVVDDTLDRMVAKGAPADLVTDFALPVPSLVICLLLGVPYEDHEFFQRHSRTLLDLASGPEPVRASIQSLTDYLSDLTARRRRDPDDSVLGRLAQREDISLGEAASMGLLLLVAGHETTANMTALGTLALLRNPDQAALLRGEPDLAKGAVEELLRYLSIVHSGLPRVALEDVELDGTLIRAGEGVMLMLSTANRDAGLFEDGDRLDITREARRHLAFGFGVHQCLGQPLARVELEVALRTLFGRLPGLRLAVPFEEITYRTDMAVYGVNELPVSW; via the coding sequence ATGACTCCCGCCACCGCCGCCGACGGCACCAGCCAGTCCCTCGTCCTGCCCGCCTCCCGGGCCACCGGCTGTCCCTTCGACCCCCCGCCCGCGTACGACCAGGCCCTCCGGCATGAGCCGGTGCGCCGGGCGAACCTCTGGGACGGCACCTCCTGCTGGCTGCTGACCGGCTACCACCAGGTCCGCTCCGTACTCGGGGACCGCCGCTTCAGCGCCGACGCCCGGGTGCCCGGCTTCCCGTTCCTCTCCCCGGGCCGACGCGAACTCGTCAACCGGACCACCCCGTCCTTCATCCGGATGGACGACCCCGAGCACGCCCGGCAGCGCCGCATGCTCACCGGTGACTTCATCATCAAGCGGGTCGATGCGATGCGCCCGCAGATCCAGCAGGTGGTGGACGACACGCTCGACCGGATGGTCGCCAAGGGAGCGCCGGCCGACCTGGTCACCGACTTCGCCCTGCCGGTGCCCTCACTGGTCATCTGCCTGCTGCTCGGTGTGCCCTACGAGGACCACGAGTTCTTCCAGCGGCACAGCCGCACCCTGCTCGACCTGGCCTCGGGCCCCGAACCGGTGCGGGCGTCCATCCAGTCCCTCACCGACTACCTCTCCGACCTCACCGCACGCAGGCGTCGGGACCCGGACGACAGCGTCCTCGGCCGACTGGCCCAGCGCGAGGACATCAGCCTGGGGGAGGCCGCCTCCATGGGCCTCCTGCTGCTCGTCGCCGGCCATGAGACCACCGCCAACATGACCGCGCTCGGCACCCTCGCCCTGCTGCGCAACCCCGACCAGGCCGCCCTGCTGCGCGGCGAGCCCGACCTGGCCAAGGGCGCGGTCGAGGAACTGCTGCGCTATCTGAGCATCGTCCACTCGGGCCTGCCGCGGGTGGCCCTGGAGGACGTCGAACTCGACGGCACCCTGATCCGGGCCGGTGAGGGCGTGATGCTGATGCTCTCCACCGCCAACCGGGATGCCGGACTCTTCGAGGACGGTGACCGGCTCGACATCACCCGCGAGGCCCGCCGCCACCTGGCCTTCGGCTTCGGGGTCCACCAGTGCCTGGGGCAGCCGCTGGCCCGGGTCGAGCTCGAGGTCGCCCTCCGGACCCTCTTCGGCCGGCTGCCCGGCCTGCGCCTCGCGGTCCCGTTCGAGGAGATCACCTACCGGACGGACATGGCCGTCTACGGCGTCAACGAGCTGCCCGTCAGCTGGTAG
- a CDS encoding ferredoxin yields MNLKVTIDRDRCCGSGQCVLTVPAVFDQSEDDGLVLLRRDQPEPALHPDVRLAAALCPAGVIAVHDEPA; encoded by the coding sequence ATGAACCTGAAGGTGACCATCGACCGAGACCGCTGCTGCGGCTCCGGCCAGTGCGTACTGACCGTCCCCGCGGTCTTCGACCAGAGCGAGGACGACGGGCTGGTCCTGCTCCGCCGGGACCAGCCGGAGCCCGCGCTCCACCCCGATGTCCGGTTGGCCGCCGCCCTGTGCCCGGCAGGTGTGATCGCCGTGCACGACGAGCCCGCCTGA
- a CDS encoding GntR family transcriptional regulator, with protein sequence MAEQLQRDAVLVHQRLRDQVAQALRAALIAGELRPGVVYSAPGLASQYGVSATPVREAMLDLTREGLVEAVRNKGFRVTEMTARDLDEFTEVRTLIEVPTVGRVATAATAKQLEALRPAALETVAAAHAHDVLRYLEADRRFHLDLLSLAGNTHLVEVVGDLRRRSRLYGLDHPDHPDHPDRTGRTGRTGRLVASAEEHLELLDLLLAGDREGAERCMLRHLSLARSLRADDRPATPPAPALRLGWR encoded by the coding sequence ATGGCAGAGCAGCTCCAGCGCGACGCGGTCCTGGTCCACCAGCGCCTGCGCGACCAGGTGGCGCAGGCGCTGCGGGCCGCGCTGATCGCCGGTGAGCTGCGCCCCGGAGTCGTCTACTCCGCCCCGGGGCTCGCCTCCCAGTACGGAGTCTCCGCCACCCCGGTCCGGGAGGCGATGCTCGACCTGACCCGGGAGGGGCTGGTCGAAGCCGTCCGCAACAAGGGCTTCCGGGTCACCGAGATGACCGCCCGCGACCTCGACGAGTTCACCGAGGTCCGCACCCTCATCGAGGTGCCCACCGTCGGCCGGGTCGCCACCGCCGCCACCGCGAAGCAGCTGGAAGCGCTGCGGCCGGCCGCGCTGGAGACCGTGGCGGCGGCCCACGCCCACGATGTGCTGCGCTATCTGGAGGCCGACCGCCGCTTCCACCTCGACCTGCTCTCGCTGGCCGGCAACACCCACCTGGTCGAGGTGGTCGGGGACCTGCGCCGGCGGTCCCGCCTGTACGGCCTCGACCATCCCGACCACCCCGACCATCCCGACCGGACCGGGCGGACCGGGCGGACCGGGCGACTGGTCGCGTCGGCGGAGGAGCACCTCGAACTGCTCGACCTGCTGCTGGCCGGCGACCGCGAGGGCGCGGAGCGGTGCATGCTCCGCCACCTCTCCCTGGCGCGCTCCCTCCGGGCCGACGACCGGCCGGCCACACCCCCGGCCCCGGCGCTGCGCCTGGGTTGGCGCTGA
- a CDS encoding gamma-glutamyltransferase family protein has protein sequence MSTPRPAPAPTAFALATPHALATAAGEEAVRDGGNAVDAALAAAVALTVVYPHQCAVGGDLIALVSRPGGPAVAVNGSGAAPLAADPDTFGRLGRMPVTGPLSVTVPGVVAGWATLSRTAGRLPFARLFTRAVDYARDGVPTAPGVAAALAAEQGLLAADEGMREVFFAAGRPLTAGQPLVQPALARTLAALAEDGPDALYQGGIGASLVARLRSLGSPMTRDDLARHRTETTAPLTGTFRGEQYLTAPPNSQGLHLLQILAALERLDPALDLLGADAAVLARVFRLAADDRDAFLADPRHTPVPVEELLGAARIARIAEAAADPAADPNVRLAPQTPAAAAQAARPSGDTVAVVAMDADGTAVSLIQSLFHSFGSGILDPATGVLLHNRGSYFSLLPGAPNRLRGGSRPAHTLMPVLTRRDGTVTGAHGTMGGKAQPQIHAHLAMRLHAGDSPAEALRRPRWVVGGMGVDAPADAAFAEPGVPAAATAALRSAGLRLRVGDASDEEVGHGQLVRAHPDGTLHAAADPRSDGTAVSHP, from the coding sequence ATGAGCACCCCTCGCCCCGCTCCCGCCCCCACCGCGTTCGCGCTGGCCACCCCGCACGCACTCGCCACAGCCGCCGGCGAGGAGGCCGTACGCGACGGCGGCAACGCCGTCGACGCCGCCCTCGCCGCGGCCGTCGCGCTCACCGTGGTCTACCCCCACCAGTGCGCCGTCGGCGGCGACCTGATCGCCCTGGTCTCCCGGCCCGGCGGCCCGGCCGTCGCGGTCAACGGCAGTGGAGCGGCACCGCTGGCCGCCGATCCCGACACCTTCGGACGGCTCGGGCGGATGCCGGTCACCGGCCCGCTCAGCGTCACCGTGCCCGGCGTCGTCGCGGGCTGGGCCACCCTCTCCCGGACCGCCGGGCGGCTCCCCTTCGCCCGGCTCTTCACCCGCGCCGTCGACTATGCCCGCGACGGCGTGCCCACCGCCCCCGGCGTCGCCGCCGCCCTCGCCGCCGAACAGGGCCTGCTCGCAGCGGACGAGGGCATGCGGGAGGTCTTCTTCGCCGCAGGCCGGCCGCTCACCGCCGGTCAGCCGCTCGTCCAACCGGCCCTGGCGCGGACCCTCGCCGCCCTCGCCGAGGACGGCCCGGACGCGCTCTACCAGGGCGGCATCGGCGCGTCGCTCGTCGCCCGCCTCCGGAGCCTCGGCTCCCCGATGACCCGCGACGACCTCGCCCGGCACCGTACGGAGACCACCGCCCCGCTCACCGGGACCTTCCGTGGCGAGCAGTACCTCACCGCGCCGCCGAACTCCCAGGGCCTGCACCTGCTCCAGATCCTCGCCGCCCTGGAACGCCTTGACCCGGCCCTGGACCTGCTCGGTGCCGACGCGGCCGTGCTCGCCCGCGTCTTCCGGCTCGCCGCCGACGACCGCGACGCCTTCCTCGCCGACCCCCGGCACACCCCCGTCCCCGTCGAGGAACTGCTGGGCGCCGCCCGTATCGCCCGGATCGCCGAGGCAGCCGCCGACCCGGCTGCCGATCCGAATGTCCGCCTGGCCCCGCAGACCCCGGCCGCCGCCGCCCAGGCCGCCCGCCCCAGCGGTGACACCGTGGCGGTGGTCGCCATGGACGCCGACGGCACCGCCGTCTCCCTGATCCAGAGCCTCTTCCACAGCTTTGGCTCGGGCATCCTCGACCCGGCCACCGGTGTGCTGCTGCACAACCGGGGCTCGTACTTCAGCCTGCTGCCCGGAGCACCCAACCGGCTGCGGGGCGGCAGCCGCCCCGCCCACACCCTGATGCCGGTGCTGACCCGCCGGGACGGCACCGTGACGGGCGCGCACGGCACCATGGGCGGCAAGGCGCAGCCGCAGATCCACGCCCATCTGGCCATGCGCCTGCACGCCGGGGACTCCCCGGCCGAGGCCCTGCGCCGCCCCCGATGGGTGGTCGGCGGCATGGGGGTGGACGCCCCGGCCGACGCCGCCTTCGCCGAACCGGGCGTCCCCGCCGCCGCCACCGCCGCCCTGCGCTCCGCCGGCCTGCGGCTCCGGGTCGGCGACGCCTCCGACGAGGAGGTCGGCCACGGCCAGCTGGTCCGGGCCCACCCGGACGGCACCCTGCACGCCGCCGCCGACCCCCGCAGCGACGGAACCGCCGTCAGCCACCCCTGA
- a CDS encoding DUF5955 family protein, with translation MSEGTPRPPAVNQGVQQSGGTSYTGNQAVGFQAQAVTGSVGFQTPDAAPRMRAAEALDIVAGLLEEHRTALPDAAAAVAQIRRLREELDEEQPEPRVLSRALERLTAFVQPVTPLVTAVAQLTQAVQGALGH, from the coding sequence ATGTCCGAAGGCACCCCCCGTCCCCCCGCCGTCAACCAGGGCGTGCAGCAGTCCGGCGGCACCAGCTACACCGGCAACCAGGCCGTCGGCTTCCAGGCCCAGGCGGTCACCGGCAGCGTCGGCTTCCAGACGCCCGACGCCGCGCCGCGCATGCGGGCTGCCGAGGCGCTTGACATCGTCGCCGGGCTGCTGGAGGAGCACCGCACGGCGCTCCCCGACGCAGCCGCCGCAGTGGCGCAGATCCGCCGACTGCGCGAGGAACTGGACGAGGAGCAGCCGGAGCCGCGTGTGCTCAGCCGGGCCCTGGAGCGCCTGACCGCGTTCGTCCAGCCCGTCACCCCTCTGGTGACGGCGGTCGCCCAGCTCACCCAGGCCGTGCAGGGCGCTCTCGGCCACTGA
- a CDS encoding SRPBCC domain-containing protein, translating to MYSTRVSRHVRASRAAVYRALLDADAIAAWRVPTGMSSHVHAFDPREGGAFRVSLTYDAPVGTGKSALHTDTYHGRFVKLVPNEQVVETFEFETSDPALRGTMRMTTTLTDADGGTDVLVVHEGIPDAVPAADNATGTRMALANLARLVEGQEWCGRA from the coding sequence ATGTACTCGACGCGGGTCTCTCGGCATGTGCGTGCCTCGCGGGCGGCCGTCTACCGGGCGCTGCTGGATGCGGACGCCATCGCCGCATGGCGGGTGCCGACCGGTATGAGCAGCCATGTGCACGCATTCGATCCCCGCGAAGGCGGGGCGTTCCGCGTCTCGCTGACCTATGACGCGCCGGTCGGCACCGGCAAGTCGGCCCTGCACACCGACACGTACCACGGCCGCTTCGTGAAGCTGGTACCGAACGAGCAGGTGGTCGAGACATTCGAGTTCGAGACCTCGGACCCCGCGCTTCGCGGCACGATGAGGATGACGACCACGCTCACCGACGCGGACGGCGGCACCGATGTCCTGGTGGTGCACGAGGGGATTCCCGACGCTGTGCCCGCCGCCGACAATGCGACGGGCACCCGCATGGCCCTGGCCAACCTCGCCCGGCTGGTGGAGGGCCAGGAGTGGTGCGGACGGGCCTGA